A part of Cervus elaphus chromosome 11, mCerEla1.1, whole genome shotgun sequence genomic DNA contains:
- the CIZ1 gene encoding cip1-interacting zinc finger protein isoform X1: MFNQQQPFQQLQQQPLLQLQQLLQQSPPQAPLPMTVSRGLPPQQPQQQLLTLQGTSPTSLLNGSVLQRALLLQQLQGLDQFAMPPATYDSAGLTMPTATLGNLRGYNLATPNLTPPSLTPPQLATPNLQQFFPQATRQSLLGPPPVGVPINPSQLNLSGRTPQKQARTSSVTPNRKDSSSQTMPVEDKSDPPEGSEEAAELRTDTPEVSHLPSIPDQEPPQCPDDIAKEKRTSALEPESCEASEPPAKKSKSSEEPAEKGPPGQLQAEVQLQTRMMAPKQTQTPELLPEPLEARVQPRFQPRVLQIAAQVQPQTQPQTLPVNVQVQPKLQKQAQTQTSPEHLAPQQVQRQPQKEAEPRRQAQLQAQPQPPRHVQPLLQKQAQTQTYPEVQTEAQPRLQPLEQPPKQPPVRFPVQPPEPTQGRPQTQPQASVPASEKAPVLVSSTAPETLPDTVEAGAGPEEAPPEPVGAQVSVEESQEELTGGLDVAECEKRAREMLGVWGAGGSLKVTILQSSDSRAFSTVPLTPAPRAGDSTSATPAVASTPSKQALQFFCYICKASCSSQQDFQEHMSGAQHQQRLGEIQHMSQAYLLSLLPVPRDVLEREDEEPPPRRWCHTCQLYYVGDLIQHRRTQDHKLAKQSLRPFCTICNRYFKTPRKFVEHVKSQGHKDKAKELKTLEKDIAGQDEDHFITVDAVGCFEGDEEEEEDDEEEEEIEAEEEFCKQMRSRDISVEEWKGSETYSPNTAYGVDFLVPVMGYVCRICHKFYHSNSGAQLSHCKSLAHFENLQKYKKAKKPSPTTRPMSRRCAINARNALTALFTSGGRAPSQPSTQDTAKTPSKVTSTPPRPPLPRRSRRLRT; encoded by the exons ATGTTCAACCAGCAGCAGCCGTTCCAGCAGCTCCAGCAGCAGCCGTTGCTGCAGCTCCAGCAGCTGCTCCAGCAGTCCCCACCGCAGGCCCCACTGCCCATGACCGTCAGCAG GGGGCTCCCCCCGCAGCAGCCACAGCAGCAGCTCCTGACTCTCCAGGGGAccagccccacctccctcctcaacGGCTCTGTGCTGCAAAGAGCTTTGCTTCTGCAACAGTTACAAG GACTGGACCAGTTTGCAATGCCACCAGCCACGTATGACAGTGCCGGTCTCACCATGCCCACGGCAACACTGG GTAACCTCCGTGGCTACAACCTGGCAACCCCCAACCTGACACCCCCCAGCCTCACACCCCCACAGCTGGCCACCCCAAATCTCCAGCAATTCTTTCCTCAGGCCACTCGGCAGTCCCTGCTGGGCCCTCCTCCCGTCGGGGTCCCCATCAACCCCTCCCAGCTCAACCTTTCAGGGCGAACCCCTCAGAAACAGGCCCGGACCTCCTCTGTGACCCCCAATCGCAAG GATTCTTCTTCTCAGACAATGCCTGTGGAGGACAAGTCAGACCCCCCAGAGGGGTCTGAAGAAGCCGCAGAGCTCCGAACAGACACACCTGAag TCTCTCACCTGCCCTCCATCCCAGACCAAGAACCTCCCCAATGCCCAGATGACATCGCTAAGGAGAAACGCACTTCAGCACTTGAGCCTGAGTCTTGTGaagcctctgagccaccagctaaAAAGTCAAAGAG CTCAGAGGAGCCCGCAGAGAAGGGGCCCCCAGGGCAGCTGCAGGCAGAGGTCCAGCTGCAGACCCGGATGATGGCACCCAAGCAGACACAGACACCCGAGCTGCTGCCTGAGCCCCTGGAAGCCCGAGTGCAGCCACGATTTCAGCCCCGGGTCCTGCAGATCGCAGCCCAGGTGCAGCCACAGACCCAGCCGCAGACGCTCCCCGTAAATGTCCAGGTGCAGCCAAAGCTGCAGAAGCAGGCACAAACGCAGACCTCTCCAGAGCACTTAGCCCCGCAGCAGGTGCAGCGGCAGCCGCAGAAGGAGGCAGAGCCACGGAGACAGGCGCAGCTGCAGGCACAGCCGCAGCCCCCCAGGCACGTGCAGCCACTGCTACAGAAGCAGGCACAGACGCAGACATACCCAGAGGTCCAGACGGAAGCACAGCCGAGGCTCCAGCCGCTGGAGCAGCCACCCAAGCAACCCCCGGTGCGGTTCCCGGTGCAGCCCCCGGAACCGACCCAGGGACGGCCTCAGACTCAGCCACAGGCGTCGGTGCCAGCGTCGGAGAAAGCCCcagttctggtttcctccacAGCGCCGGAAACTTTGCCTGACACAGTAGAAGCTGGAGCAG GCCCAGAGGAGGCCCCGCCAGAGCCAGTTGGCGCCCAGGTCAGCGTGGAGGAGAGCCAGGAGGAGTTGACTGGTGGCCTGGATGTGGCAGAATGTGAAAAAAGAGCGAGAGAGATGCTGGGG gtgtggggggctgggggctccCTGAAGGTCACCATCCTGCAGAGCAGCGACAGCCGGGCCTTTAGCACCGTACCCCTCACACCTGCGCCCCGGGCTGGCGACTCTACCTCTGCCACCCCTGCGGTGGCCAGCACACCCTCTAAGCAGGCCCTTCAGTTCTTCTGCTACATCTGCAAGGCCAGCTGCAGTAGCCAGCAG GACTTCCAGGAGCACATGTCGGGAGCCCAGCACCAGCAGCGGCTCGGCGAGATCCAGCACATGAGCCAAGCCTACCTGCTTTCCCTGCTGCCTGTGCCCCGGGATGTCCTGGAGAGAGAGGACGA GGAGCCTCCCCCCAGGCGCTGGTGCCACACCTGCCAGCTCTACTACGTGGGGGACCTGATCCAGCACCGCAGGACGCAGGACCACAAG CTCGCCAAACAATCCCTGCGACCTTTCTGCACCATTTGCAACCGCTACTTCAAGACCCCCCGCAAGTTTGTGGAGCATGTGAAGTCCCAAGGCCATAAGGACAAAGCCAAGGAG CTGAAGACGCTGGAGAAGGATATAGCCGGCCAAGACGAGGACCATTTCATCACGGTGGACGCTGTGGGCTGCTTTGAGGGcgatgaagaagaggaggaggatgacgaggaggaagaagagatcgAGGCTGAGGAGGAATTCTGCAAGCAG ATGAGATCCAGAGACATATCCGTAGAGGAGTGGAAAGGCTCGGAGACCTACAGCCCGAACACCGCATACG GGGTGGACTTCCTGGTGCCCGTGATGGGCTACGTCTGCCGCATCTGCCACAAGTTCTACCACAGCAACTCAGGGGCGCAGCTCTCCCACTGCAAGTCCTTGGCCCACTTCGAGAACCTGCAG AAGTACAAGAAGGCCAAGAAACCCAGCCCCACCACCAGGCCCATGAGCCGCCGGTGTGCCATCAACGCCCGGAATGCCCTGACCGCTCTGTTCACCTCCGGCGGCCGTGCGCCCAGCCAGCCCAGCACCCAGGACACAGCCAAAACCCCCAGCAAGGTGACGTCCACACCCCCTCGGCCCCCACTGCCCCGGCGCTCCAGACGCCTCAGAACCTGA
- the CIZ1 gene encoding cip1-interacting zinc finger protein isoform X3: MFNQQQPFQQLQQQPLLQLQQLLQQSPPQAPLPMTVSRGLPPQQPQQQLLTLQGTSPTSLLNGSVLQRALLLQQLQGLDQFAMPPATYDSAGLTMPTATLGNLRGYNLATPNLTPPSLTPPQLATPNLQQFFPQATRQSLLGPPPVGVPINPSQLNLSGRTPQKQARTSSVTPNRKDSSSQTMPVEDKSDPPEGSEEAAELRTDTPEDQEPPQCPDDIAKEKRTSALEPESCEASEPPAKKSKSSEEPAEKGPPGQLQAEVQLQTRMMAPKQTQTPELLPEPLEARVQPRFQPRVLQIAAQVQPQTQPQTLPVNVQVQPKLQKQAQTQTSPEHLAPQQVQRQPQKEAEPRRQAQLQAQPQPPRHVQPLLQKQAQTQTYPEVQTEAQPRLQPLEQPPKQPPVRFPVQPPEPTQGRPQTQPQASVPASEKAPVLVSSTAPETLPDTVEAGAGPEEAPPEPVGAQVSVEESQEELTGGLDVAECEKRAREMLGVWGAGGSLKVTILQSSDSRAFSTVPLTPAPRAGDSTSATPAVASTPSKQALQFFCYICKASCSSQQDFQEHMSGAQHQQRLGEIQHMSQAYLLSLLPVPRDVLEREDEEPPPRRWCHTCQLYYVGDLIQHRRTQDHKLAKQSLRPFCTICNRYFKTPRKFVEHVKSQGHKDKAKELKTLEKDIAGQDEDHFITVDAVGCFEGDEEEEEDDEEEEEIEAEEEFCKQMRSRDISVEEWKGSETYSPNTAYGVDFLVPVMGYVCRICHKFYHSNSGAQLSHCKSLAHFENLQKYKKAKKPSPTTRPMSRRCAINARNALTALFTSGGRAPSQPSTQDTAKTPSKVTSTPPRPPLPRRSRRLRT; this comes from the exons ATGTTCAACCAGCAGCAGCCGTTCCAGCAGCTCCAGCAGCAGCCGTTGCTGCAGCTCCAGCAGCTGCTCCAGCAGTCCCCACCGCAGGCCCCACTGCCCATGACCGTCAGCAG GGGGCTCCCCCCGCAGCAGCCACAGCAGCAGCTCCTGACTCTCCAGGGGAccagccccacctccctcctcaacGGCTCTGTGCTGCAAAGAGCTTTGCTTCTGCAACAGTTACAAG GACTGGACCAGTTTGCAATGCCACCAGCCACGTATGACAGTGCCGGTCTCACCATGCCCACGGCAACACTGG GTAACCTCCGTGGCTACAACCTGGCAACCCCCAACCTGACACCCCCCAGCCTCACACCCCCACAGCTGGCCACCCCAAATCTCCAGCAATTCTTTCCTCAGGCCACTCGGCAGTCCCTGCTGGGCCCTCCTCCCGTCGGGGTCCCCATCAACCCCTCCCAGCTCAACCTTTCAGGGCGAACCCCTCAGAAACAGGCCCGGACCTCCTCTGTGACCCCCAATCGCAAG GATTCTTCTTCTCAGACAATGCCTGTGGAGGACAAGTCAGACCCCCCAGAGGGGTCTGAAGAAGCCGCAGAGCTCCGAACAGACACACCTGAag ACCAAGAACCTCCCCAATGCCCAGATGACATCGCTAAGGAGAAACGCACTTCAGCACTTGAGCCTGAGTCTTGTGaagcctctgagccaccagctaaAAAGTCAAAGAG CTCAGAGGAGCCCGCAGAGAAGGGGCCCCCAGGGCAGCTGCAGGCAGAGGTCCAGCTGCAGACCCGGATGATGGCACCCAAGCAGACACAGACACCCGAGCTGCTGCCTGAGCCCCTGGAAGCCCGAGTGCAGCCACGATTTCAGCCCCGGGTCCTGCAGATCGCAGCCCAGGTGCAGCCACAGACCCAGCCGCAGACGCTCCCCGTAAATGTCCAGGTGCAGCCAAAGCTGCAGAAGCAGGCACAAACGCAGACCTCTCCAGAGCACTTAGCCCCGCAGCAGGTGCAGCGGCAGCCGCAGAAGGAGGCAGAGCCACGGAGACAGGCGCAGCTGCAGGCACAGCCGCAGCCCCCCAGGCACGTGCAGCCACTGCTACAGAAGCAGGCACAGACGCAGACATACCCAGAGGTCCAGACGGAAGCACAGCCGAGGCTCCAGCCGCTGGAGCAGCCACCCAAGCAACCCCCGGTGCGGTTCCCGGTGCAGCCCCCGGAACCGACCCAGGGACGGCCTCAGACTCAGCCACAGGCGTCGGTGCCAGCGTCGGAGAAAGCCCcagttctggtttcctccacAGCGCCGGAAACTTTGCCTGACACAGTAGAAGCTGGAGCAG GCCCAGAGGAGGCCCCGCCAGAGCCAGTTGGCGCCCAGGTCAGCGTGGAGGAGAGCCAGGAGGAGTTGACTGGTGGCCTGGATGTGGCAGAATGTGAAAAAAGAGCGAGAGAGATGCTGGGG gtgtggggggctgggggctccCTGAAGGTCACCATCCTGCAGAGCAGCGACAGCCGGGCCTTTAGCACCGTACCCCTCACACCTGCGCCCCGGGCTGGCGACTCTACCTCTGCCACCCCTGCGGTGGCCAGCACACCCTCTAAGCAGGCCCTTCAGTTCTTCTGCTACATCTGCAAGGCCAGCTGCAGTAGCCAGCAG GACTTCCAGGAGCACATGTCGGGAGCCCAGCACCAGCAGCGGCTCGGCGAGATCCAGCACATGAGCCAAGCCTACCTGCTTTCCCTGCTGCCTGTGCCCCGGGATGTCCTGGAGAGAGAGGACGA GGAGCCTCCCCCCAGGCGCTGGTGCCACACCTGCCAGCTCTACTACGTGGGGGACCTGATCCAGCACCGCAGGACGCAGGACCACAAG CTCGCCAAACAATCCCTGCGACCTTTCTGCACCATTTGCAACCGCTACTTCAAGACCCCCCGCAAGTTTGTGGAGCATGTGAAGTCCCAAGGCCATAAGGACAAAGCCAAGGAG CTGAAGACGCTGGAGAAGGATATAGCCGGCCAAGACGAGGACCATTTCATCACGGTGGACGCTGTGGGCTGCTTTGAGGGcgatgaagaagaggaggaggatgacgaggaggaagaagagatcgAGGCTGAGGAGGAATTCTGCAAGCAG ATGAGATCCAGAGACATATCCGTAGAGGAGTGGAAAGGCTCGGAGACCTACAGCCCGAACACCGCATACG GGGTGGACTTCCTGGTGCCCGTGATGGGCTACGTCTGCCGCATCTGCCACAAGTTCTACCACAGCAACTCAGGGGCGCAGCTCTCCCACTGCAAGTCCTTGGCCCACTTCGAGAACCTGCAG AAGTACAAGAAGGCCAAGAAACCCAGCCCCACCACCAGGCCCATGAGCCGCCGGTGTGCCATCAACGCCCGGAATGCCCTGACCGCTCTGTTCACCTCCGGCGGCCGTGCGCCCAGCCAGCCCAGCACCCAGGACACAGCCAAAACCCCCAGCAAGGTGACGTCCACACCCCCTCGGCCCCCACTGCCCCGGCGCTCCAGACGCCTCAGAACCTGA
- the CIZ1 gene encoding cip1-interacting zinc finger protein isoform X2 has product MFNQQQPFQQLQQQPLLQLQQLLQQSPPQAPLPMTVSRGLPPQQPQQQLLTLQGTSPTSLLNGSVLQRALLLQQLQGLDQFAMPPATYDSAGLTMPTATLGNLRGYNLATPNLTPPSLTPPQLATPNLQQFFPQATRQSLLGPPPVGVPINPSQLNLSGRTPQKQARTSSVTPNRKTMPVEDKSDPPEGSEEAAELRTDTPEVSHLPSIPDQEPPQCPDDIAKEKRTSALEPESCEASEPPAKKSKSSEEPAEKGPPGQLQAEVQLQTRMMAPKQTQTPELLPEPLEARVQPRFQPRVLQIAAQVQPQTQPQTLPVNVQVQPKLQKQAQTQTSPEHLAPQQVQRQPQKEAEPRRQAQLQAQPQPPRHVQPLLQKQAQTQTYPEVQTEAQPRLQPLEQPPKQPPVRFPVQPPEPTQGRPQTQPQASVPASEKAPVLVSSTAPETLPDTVEAGAGPEEAPPEPVGAQVSVEESQEELTGGLDVAECEKRAREMLGVWGAGGSLKVTILQSSDSRAFSTVPLTPAPRAGDSTSATPAVASTPSKQALQFFCYICKASCSSQQDFQEHMSGAQHQQRLGEIQHMSQAYLLSLLPVPRDVLEREDEEPPPRRWCHTCQLYYVGDLIQHRRTQDHKLAKQSLRPFCTICNRYFKTPRKFVEHVKSQGHKDKAKELKTLEKDIAGQDEDHFITVDAVGCFEGDEEEEEDDEEEEEIEAEEEFCKQMRSRDISVEEWKGSETYSPNTAYGVDFLVPVMGYVCRICHKFYHSNSGAQLSHCKSLAHFENLQKYKKAKKPSPTTRPMSRRCAINARNALTALFTSGGRAPSQPSTQDTAKTPSKVTSTPPRPPLPRRSRRLRT; this is encoded by the exons ATGTTCAACCAGCAGCAGCCGTTCCAGCAGCTCCAGCAGCAGCCGTTGCTGCAGCTCCAGCAGCTGCTCCAGCAGTCCCCACCGCAGGCCCCACTGCCCATGACCGTCAGCAG GGGGCTCCCCCCGCAGCAGCCACAGCAGCAGCTCCTGACTCTCCAGGGGAccagccccacctccctcctcaacGGCTCTGTGCTGCAAAGAGCTTTGCTTCTGCAACAGTTACAAG GACTGGACCAGTTTGCAATGCCACCAGCCACGTATGACAGTGCCGGTCTCACCATGCCCACGGCAACACTGG GTAACCTCCGTGGCTACAACCTGGCAACCCCCAACCTGACACCCCCCAGCCTCACACCCCCACAGCTGGCCACCCCAAATCTCCAGCAATTCTTTCCTCAGGCCACTCGGCAGTCCCTGCTGGGCCCTCCTCCCGTCGGGGTCCCCATCAACCCCTCCCAGCTCAACCTTTCAGGGCGAACCCCTCAGAAACAGGCCCGGACCTCCTCTGTGACCCCCAATCGCAAG ACAATGCCTGTGGAGGACAAGTCAGACCCCCCAGAGGGGTCTGAAGAAGCCGCAGAGCTCCGAACAGACACACCTGAag TCTCTCACCTGCCCTCCATCCCAGACCAAGAACCTCCCCAATGCCCAGATGACATCGCTAAGGAGAAACGCACTTCAGCACTTGAGCCTGAGTCTTGTGaagcctctgagccaccagctaaAAAGTCAAAGAG CTCAGAGGAGCCCGCAGAGAAGGGGCCCCCAGGGCAGCTGCAGGCAGAGGTCCAGCTGCAGACCCGGATGATGGCACCCAAGCAGACACAGACACCCGAGCTGCTGCCTGAGCCCCTGGAAGCCCGAGTGCAGCCACGATTTCAGCCCCGGGTCCTGCAGATCGCAGCCCAGGTGCAGCCACAGACCCAGCCGCAGACGCTCCCCGTAAATGTCCAGGTGCAGCCAAAGCTGCAGAAGCAGGCACAAACGCAGACCTCTCCAGAGCACTTAGCCCCGCAGCAGGTGCAGCGGCAGCCGCAGAAGGAGGCAGAGCCACGGAGACAGGCGCAGCTGCAGGCACAGCCGCAGCCCCCCAGGCACGTGCAGCCACTGCTACAGAAGCAGGCACAGACGCAGACATACCCAGAGGTCCAGACGGAAGCACAGCCGAGGCTCCAGCCGCTGGAGCAGCCACCCAAGCAACCCCCGGTGCGGTTCCCGGTGCAGCCCCCGGAACCGACCCAGGGACGGCCTCAGACTCAGCCACAGGCGTCGGTGCCAGCGTCGGAGAAAGCCCcagttctggtttcctccacAGCGCCGGAAACTTTGCCTGACACAGTAGAAGCTGGAGCAG GCCCAGAGGAGGCCCCGCCAGAGCCAGTTGGCGCCCAGGTCAGCGTGGAGGAGAGCCAGGAGGAGTTGACTGGTGGCCTGGATGTGGCAGAATGTGAAAAAAGAGCGAGAGAGATGCTGGGG gtgtggggggctgggggctccCTGAAGGTCACCATCCTGCAGAGCAGCGACAGCCGGGCCTTTAGCACCGTACCCCTCACACCTGCGCCCCGGGCTGGCGACTCTACCTCTGCCACCCCTGCGGTGGCCAGCACACCCTCTAAGCAGGCCCTTCAGTTCTTCTGCTACATCTGCAAGGCCAGCTGCAGTAGCCAGCAG GACTTCCAGGAGCACATGTCGGGAGCCCAGCACCAGCAGCGGCTCGGCGAGATCCAGCACATGAGCCAAGCCTACCTGCTTTCCCTGCTGCCTGTGCCCCGGGATGTCCTGGAGAGAGAGGACGA GGAGCCTCCCCCCAGGCGCTGGTGCCACACCTGCCAGCTCTACTACGTGGGGGACCTGATCCAGCACCGCAGGACGCAGGACCACAAG CTCGCCAAACAATCCCTGCGACCTTTCTGCACCATTTGCAACCGCTACTTCAAGACCCCCCGCAAGTTTGTGGAGCATGTGAAGTCCCAAGGCCATAAGGACAAAGCCAAGGAG CTGAAGACGCTGGAGAAGGATATAGCCGGCCAAGACGAGGACCATTTCATCACGGTGGACGCTGTGGGCTGCTTTGAGGGcgatgaagaagaggaggaggatgacgaggaggaagaagagatcgAGGCTGAGGAGGAATTCTGCAAGCAG ATGAGATCCAGAGACATATCCGTAGAGGAGTGGAAAGGCTCGGAGACCTACAGCCCGAACACCGCATACG GGGTGGACTTCCTGGTGCCCGTGATGGGCTACGTCTGCCGCATCTGCCACAAGTTCTACCACAGCAACTCAGGGGCGCAGCTCTCCCACTGCAAGTCCTTGGCCCACTTCGAGAACCTGCAG AAGTACAAGAAGGCCAAGAAACCCAGCCCCACCACCAGGCCCATGAGCCGCCGGTGTGCCATCAACGCCCGGAATGCCCTGACCGCTCTGTTCACCTCCGGCGGCCGTGCGCCCAGCCAGCCCAGCACCCAGGACACAGCCAAAACCCCCAGCAAGGTGACGTCCACACCCCCTCGGCCCCCACTGCCCCGGCGCTCCAGACGCCTCAGAACCTGA
- the CIZ1 gene encoding cip1-interacting zinc finger protein isoform X4, whose protein sequence is MFNQQQPFQQLQQQPLLQLQQLLQQSPPQAPLPMTVSRGLPPQQPQQQLLTLQGTSPTSLLNGSVLQRALLLQQLQGLDQFAMPPATYDSAGLTMPTATLGNLRGYNLATPNLTPPSLTPPQLATPNLQQFFPQATRQSLLGPPPVGVPINPSQLNLSGRTPQKQARTSSVTPNRKTMPVEDKSDPPEGSEEAAELRTDTPEDQEPPQCPDDIAKEKRTSALEPESCEASEPPAKKSKSSEEPAEKGPPGQLQAEVQLQTRMMAPKQTQTPELLPEPLEARVQPRFQPRVLQIAAQVQPQTQPQTLPVNVQVQPKLQKQAQTQTSPEHLAPQQVQRQPQKEAEPRRQAQLQAQPQPPRHVQPLLQKQAQTQTYPEVQTEAQPRLQPLEQPPKQPPVRFPVQPPEPTQGRPQTQPQASVPASEKAPVLVSSTAPETLPDTVEAGAGPEEAPPEPVGAQVSVEESQEELTGGLDVAECEKRAREMLGVWGAGGSLKVTILQSSDSRAFSTVPLTPAPRAGDSTSATPAVASTPSKQALQFFCYICKASCSSQQDFQEHMSGAQHQQRLGEIQHMSQAYLLSLLPVPRDVLEREDEEPPPRRWCHTCQLYYVGDLIQHRRTQDHKLAKQSLRPFCTICNRYFKTPRKFVEHVKSQGHKDKAKELKTLEKDIAGQDEDHFITVDAVGCFEGDEEEEEDDEEEEEIEAEEEFCKQMRSRDISVEEWKGSETYSPNTAYGVDFLVPVMGYVCRICHKFYHSNSGAQLSHCKSLAHFENLQKYKKAKKPSPTTRPMSRRCAINARNALTALFTSGGRAPSQPSTQDTAKTPSKVTSTPPRPPLPRRSRRLRT, encoded by the exons ATGTTCAACCAGCAGCAGCCGTTCCAGCAGCTCCAGCAGCAGCCGTTGCTGCAGCTCCAGCAGCTGCTCCAGCAGTCCCCACCGCAGGCCCCACTGCCCATGACCGTCAGCAG GGGGCTCCCCCCGCAGCAGCCACAGCAGCAGCTCCTGACTCTCCAGGGGAccagccccacctccctcctcaacGGCTCTGTGCTGCAAAGAGCTTTGCTTCTGCAACAGTTACAAG GACTGGACCAGTTTGCAATGCCACCAGCCACGTATGACAGTGCCGGTCTCACCATGCCCACGGCAACACTGG GTAACCTCCGTGGCTACAACCTGGCAACCCCCAACCTGACACCCCCCAGCCTCACACCCCCACAGCTGGCCACCCCAAATCTCCAGCAATTCTTTCCTCAGGCCACTCGGCAGTCCCTGCTGGGCCCTCCTCCCGTCGGGGTCCCCATCAACCCCTCCCAGCTCAACCTTTCAGGGCGAACCCCTCAGAAACAGGCCCGGACCTCCTCTGTGACCCCCAATCGCAAG ACAATGCCTGTGGAGGACAAGTCAGACCCCCCAGAGGGGTCTGAAGAAGCCGCAGAGCTCCGAACAGACACACCTGAag ACCAAGAACCTCCCCAATGCCCAGATGACATCGCTAAGGAGAAACGCACTTCAGCACTTGAGCCTGAGTCTTGTGaagcctctgagccaccagctaaAAAGTCAAAGAG CTCAGAGGAGCCCGCAGAGAAGGGGCCCCCAGGGCAGCTGCAGGCAGAGGTCCAGCTGCAGACCCGGATGATGGCACCCAAGCAGACACAGACACCCGAGCTGCTGCCTGAGCCCCTGGAAGCCCGAGTGCAGCCACGATTTCAGCCCCGGGTCCTGCAGATCGCAGCCCAGGTGCAGCCACAGACCCAGCCGCAGACGCTCCCCGTAAATGTCCAGGTGCAGCCAAAGCTGCAGAAGCAGGCACAAACGCAGACCTCTCCAGAGCACTTAGCCCCGCAGCAGGTGCAGCGGCAGCCGCAGAAGGAGGCAGAGCCACGGAGACAGGCGCAGCTGCAGGCACAGCCGCAGCCCCCCAGGCACGTGCAGCCACTGCTACAGAAGCAGGCACAGACGCAGACATACCCAGAGGTCCAGACGGAAGCACAGCCGAGGCTCCAGCCGCTGGAGCAGCCACCCAAGCAACCCCCGGTGCGGTTCCCGGTGCAGCCCCCGGAACCGACCCAGGGACGGCCTCAGACTCAGCCACAGGCGTCGGTGCCAGCGTCGGAGAAAGCCCcagttctggtttcctccacAGCGCCGGAAACTTTGCCTGACACAGTAGAAGCTGGAGCAG GCCCAGAGGAGGCCCCGCCAGAGCCAGTTGGCGCCCAGGTCAGCGTGGAGGAGAGCCAGGAGGAGTTGACTGGTGGCCTGGATGTGGCAGAATGTGAAAAAAGAGCGAGAGAGATGCTGGGG gtgtggggggctgggggctccCTGAAGGTCACCATCCTGCAGAGCAGCGACAGCCGGGCCTTTAGCACCGTACCCCTCACACCTGCGCCCCGGGCTGGCGACTCTACCTCTGCCACCCCTGCGGTGGCCAGCACACCCTCTAAGCAGGCCCTTCAGTTCTTCTGCTACATCTGCAAGGCCAGCTGCAGTAGCCAGCAG GACTTCCAGGAGCACATGTCGGGAGCCCAGCACCAGCAGCGGCTCGGCGAGATCCAGCACATGAGCCAAGCCTACCTGCTTTCCCTGCTGCCTGTGCCCCGGGATGTCCTGGAGAGAGAGGACGA GGAGCCTCCCCCCAGGCGCTGGTGCCACACCTGCCAGCTCTACTACGTGGGGGACCTGATCCAGCACCGCAGGACGCAGGACCACAAG CTCGCCAAACAATCCCTGCGACCTTTCTGCACCATTTGCAACCGCTACTTCAAGACCCCCCGCAAGTTTGTGGAGCATGTGAAGTCCCAAGGCCATAAGGACAAAGCCAAGGAG CTGAAGACGCTGGAGAAGGATATAGCCGGCCAAGACGAGGACCATTTCATCACGGTGGACGCTGTGGGCTGCTTTGAGGGcgatgaagaagaggaggaggatgacgaggaggaagaagagatcgAGGCTGAGGAGGAATTCTGCAAGCAG ATGAGATCCAGAGACATATCCGTAGAGGAGTGGAAAGGCTCGGAGACCTACAGCCCGAACACCGCATACG GGGTGGACTTCCTGGTGCCCGTGATGGGCTACGTCTGCCGCATCTGCCACAAGTTCTACCACAGCAACTCAGGGGCGCAGCTCTCCCACTGCAAGTCCTTGGCCCACTTCGAGAACCTGCAG AAGTACAAGAAGGCCAAGAAACCCAGCCCCACCACCAGGCCCATGAGCCGCCGGTGTGCCATCAACGCCCGGAATGCCCTGACCGCTCTGTTCACCTCCGGCGGCCGTGCGCCCAGCCAGCCCAGCACCCAGGACACAGCCAAAACCCCCAGCAAGGTGACGTCCACACCCCCTCGGCCCCCACTGCCCCGGCGCTCCAGACGCCTCAGAACCTGA